A region from the Penaeus monodon isolate SGIC_2016 chromosome 17, NSTDA_Pmon_1, whole genome shotgun sequence genome encodes:
- the LOC119583622 gene encoding neuroligin-4, X-linked-like — protein MHTFGVSFTAASSLSFIRPPQQQIGPLVPLNELIYVFGMPLGAYGPLSSGLNFSRTEVALSESIITMWTNFIKTGDPNDSGAGDLWGVVRERSKYRTQDWAKYDPTHRRFLELGSRGRVRDHYRAGRVALWSWLVPGLERVGARYGPDSPFHRLPKYLQPDTFSGPTRPTNLSSNFLPPPTTPAPTTQQLSTQAHTTPRPTVLVLMNSSSVAGLLEDLGTGHKPQGAAAFPYTTALSLTVAIGCSLLILNLLVFAAVYYRRDARQAFTKASHDGSSDSGNDVQLHSSGDPCKPISPSHYGTLRSSATLRSSLATSFEGEQQHEWPPDYTSSCQSGEDGPLCGPGERCLAGHPHNGTASRRGVHRQSMSYNPHVDTQLSPAVYDDTPDMHV, from the exons aTGCACACGTTTGGAGTCTCCTTCACCGctgcttcttctctgtctttcatcCGGCCGCCGCAACAACAGATCGGGCCCTTGGTTCCCCTGAATGAGCTCATCTACGTGTTCGGAATGCCCCTGGGTGCCTACGGCCCTTTGTCTTCTGGCCTGAACTTCTCGAGGACCGAAGTGGCGCTCAGTGAGTCTATCATCACGATGTGGACCAACTTCATAAAGACAGG ggaCCCCAACGACAGCGGCGCAGGAGACCTCTGGGGCGTCGTGAGGGAGAGGTCCAAGTACAGGACTCAGGACTGGGCCAAGTACGACCCCACCCACAGGAGGTTCCTCGAGCTAG GCAGCCGCGGCCGCGTGCGGGACCACTACCGGGCGGGCCGCGTGGCGCTGTGGTCGTGGCTGGTGCCCGGCCTGGAGCGCGTGGGCGCCCGCTACGGCCCCGACTCGCCCTTCCACCGCCTGCCCAAGTACCTGCAGCCGGACACCTTCTCGGGCCCGACGCGCCCCACCAACCTCTCGAGCAACTTCCTCCCGCCGCCGACCACGCCCGCGCCCACTACGCAGCAGCTTTCCACGCAGGCGCACACGACGCCGCGCCCGACGGTGCTGGTGCTGATGAACAGCAGCAGCGTGGCCGGCCTACTGGAGGACCTGGGCACGGGCCACAAGCCGCAGGGCGCCGCCGCCTTCCCCTACACGACGGCGCTGAGCCTGACGGTGGCCATCGGCTGCTCTCTGCTCATCCTCAACCTGCTGGTGTTCGCCGCCGTCTACTACCGCCGCGACGCGCGCCAGGCTTTCACCAAGGCCAGTCACGACGGCAGCAGCGACAGCGGCAACGACGTGCAGCTGCACTCATCCGGCGACCCGTGCAAGCCCATCTCGCCGTCGCACTACGGCACGCTGCGCTCGTCCGCCACGCTGCGCTCGTCGCTGGCCACGTCGTTCGAGGGCGAGCAGCAGCACGAGTGGCCGCCCGACTACACCAGCAGCTGCCAGAGCGGCGAGGACGGCCCGCTGTGCGGCCCCGGCGAGCGGTGCCTGGCCGGCCACCCGCACAACGGCACGGCTTCGCGGCGCGGCGTGCACAGACAGTCCATGTCGTACAACCCGCACGTGGACACGCAACTGTCGCCCGCCGTGTACGACGACACCCCCGACATGCACGTGTGA